A single window of Enterobacteriaceae bacterium ESL0689 DNA harbors:
- the rlmH gene encoding 23S rRNA (pseudouridine(1915)-N(3))-methyltransferase RlmH, whose product MKLQLVAVGSKMPEWVQRGFSEYLRRFPKDMPLELQEIPAGKRGKNADIKRILEKEGEMMLAAAGKNRIVTLDIPGKPWDTPQLAHELERWKHDGRDVSLLIGGPEGLSPACKAAAEQSWSLSALTLPHPLVRVLVAESLYRAWSITTNHPYHRE is encoded by the coding sequence GTGAAGCTGCAACTGGTCGCTGTCGGCAGTAAGATGCCTGAGTGGGTGCAGCGTGGTTTTAGTGAATATCTGCGCCGCTTTCCCAAAGATATGCCGCTGGAACTGCAGGAGATCCCAGCAGGTAAACGGGGCAAAAATGCGGATATTAAGCGCATCCTTGAAAAAGAGGGAGAAATGATGCTGGCAGCCGCCGGGAAGAACCGCATTGTGACCCTGGATATTCCCGGTAAACCGTGGGATACCCCGCAGCTTGCTCATGAGCTGGAGCGCTGGAAACATGACGGGCGTGATGTCAGTCTGTTGATTGGTGGCCCCGAAGGTCTTTCTCCGGCATGTAAAGCCGCGGCAGAACAGAGCTGGTCGCTCTCGGCGCTGACTTTACCTCACCCGCTGGTGCGTGTATTGGTTGCCGAAAGTCTGTATCGTGCGTGGAGCATTACGACCAATCATCCTTACCATCGTGAATAA
- the rsfS gene encoding ribosome silencing factor, translating to MQDKTQQRFIIDQIDDLKGQDIVTLDVRGKSSITDYMIICTGTSSRHVAAIADHLVQASRAAGMLPLGMEGDTSADWIVVDLGDVMVHIMQQESRHLYELEKLWN from the coding sequence TTGCAGGATAAAACCCAACAGCGCTTTATTATCGACCAGATCGATGATCTGAAAGGCCAGGATATTGTCACCCTTGATGTGCGCGGTAAATCCAGCATCACAGATTATATGATTATCTGTACCGGCACCTCTTCGCGTCATGTGGCAGCGATAGCCGATCATCTGGTGCAGGCATCACGTGCTGCTGGCATGTTACCATTAGGGATGGAGGGTGACACTAGCGCTGACTGGATTGTTGTCGATCTTGGCGATGTTATGGTTCATATCATGCAGCAAGAGAGTCGTCATTTGTACGAGCTGGAAAAACTCTGGAATTAA
- a CDS encoding adenosylcobalamin/alpha-ribazole phosphatase has translation MRLWLVRHGETEANVAGLYCGHSPTPLTAHGIRQAQTVGQCLQSVPFDYVFCSELARTQHTARLLLGDRPVACQIHPELNEIFFGDWEMRHYQDLQREDAANYAAWCADWQHATPPQGEGFQHFARRITTFADKLAQYQDIHHLLIVGHQGGLSLLIAQLLGLPAAAMWHFPIMHGAWSALDLQPDFTTLRVLNSQASWQREE, from the coding sequence ATGAGATTATGGCTGGTGCGTCACGGTGAAACTGAAGCTAATGTGGCCGGTCTCTATTGTGGTCACTCCCCGACCCCGCTCACCGCACACGGCATTCGCCAGGCACAGACAGTGGGACAATGCCTGCAGTCAGTACCTTTTGATTATGTTTTCTGTAGTGAACTGGCGCGCACACAACATACTGCCCGCCTGCTGCTGGGTGATCGCCCTGTTGCCTGCCAGATCCACCCCGAACTGAATGAGATTTTCTTCGGTGACTGGGAGATGCGTCACTATCAGGATTTACAGCGCGAAGATGCAGCAAACTACGCCGCCTGGTGCGCCGACTGGCAGCACGCCACGCCCCCGCAGGGTGAAGGTTTTCAGCATTTCGCCCGGCGTATCACTACCTTTGCCGATAAACTGGCTCAATATCAGGATATTCATCATCTGCTGATCGTGGGGCATCAGGGAGGACTAAGCCTGTTGATCGCCCAGCTACTCGGCTTACCGGCCGCCGCAATGTGGCATTTTCCCATTATGCATGGCGCATGGAGCGCCCTGGATCTCCAGCCTGACTTCACCACCTTGCGGGTACTGAATAGCCAGGCGAGCTGGCAAAGAGAAGAATAA
- the nadD gene encoding nicotinate-nucleotide adenylyltransferase produces MNQLQAMYGGTFDPVHYGHLKPIEILAHQLNLEKIIIVPNNVPPHRPQPEATSDQRRQMLTLAIADNPLFLLDDRELQRPTPSYTAQTIADWRREQPASQPLAFIIGQDSLLTFPAWHNYSTILDNAHLIVCRRPGYPLVMKNPHDQQWLDSHLTDNAEHLYTRPNGVIYLAETPWFDISATLIRQRLQSGGSCADMLPAPVLDYINQHHLYR; encoded by the coding sequence ATGAATCAGTTGCAGGCCATGTACGGTGGCACTTTCGATCCCGTCCATTACGGTCATCTCAAACCGATAGAAATTCTGGCTCATCAGCTCAATCTTGAGAAAATCATTATTGTTCCCAACAATGTGCCACCGCACCGGCCACAGCCTGAAGCGACCAGTGACCAGCGTCGGCAAATGCTGACGCTAGCTATCGCCGATAATCCGCTGTTTCTGCTTGATGATCGTGAACTGCAACGCCCGACCCCCTCGTATACTGCGCAAACCATCGCTGACTGGCGCCGGGAGCAGCCCGCCAGCCAGCCGCTGGCCTTTATTATTGGCCAGGATTCCCTGCTGACCTTTCCCGCGTGGCACAACTACAGCACCATCCTCGATAACGCCCATCTGATTGTTTGCCGGCGACCGGGATACCCACTGGTGATGAAAAACCCGCATGATCAGCAATGGCTGGATAGCCATCTCACCGATAATGCTGAACATCTGTATACACGTCCCAATGGGGTGATCTACCTGGCAGAAACCCCGTGGTTTGATATCTCCGCGACGCTGATCCGCCAGCGTCTGCAAAGTGGTGGTTCCTGTGCGGATATGTTACCTGCACCGGTACTGGATTATATTAACCAGCACCATCTCTATCGTTAA